aaagaaatagagagagaaagagagagagggacagagaaagaaagagagagaggaagagggagagatagagaggaagagagaaaggggaagagatggaaagagtgagcaagagagagaaaaagagaaagagaaaaatgagaaaatgatggagagaaatcagggagaggaaaatgaaacaaatgagagagaaggaagaaaagagagagggaagagagaagtggagaggaaggagggagggaaggaaggaaggagaaatggagggagtttgttgatttaagtttaaatttacttgttaataaagaagtataaattactttattacttaattacttctttattttaaatattgtatttgttcccattttgtattttactttaaataagatatgtgtagtatgcatagggatttgttcatagggtttttttataatccggccctccaacagtctgagggacagtgaactggccctctGCTTAaagcgtttggggacccctgctctggaggctttcctgaagcatggggagggtgaaaacagccttcccccatcctccagaaggccaaaaatcaaatGGCTAGTGTGAAAATGCActctggagctgatatagggcaatacTTTGTGCATCTTCAGTTATGGCTCTATGTGCAACCTGTGGCGCGCATGCCATAAATTTGCCACCATAGTCCTTTTCTAAtgtaatctagtctagtctagtctagtctagtctagctttgccttgccttgccttgccttgccttgccttgccttgccttgccttgccttgccttgccttgccttgccttgccttgccttgccttgccttgccttgccttgccttgccttgccttgccttgccttgccttgccttgccttgccttgccttgccttgccttgccttgccttgccttgccttgccttgcctaatCTAGTCCTCCAGTCCAGTTTAATCTGAAAAATTAGCATATTATGTAGATTAAGTGAAGTATGAATAAAGCTTTAACCAAATTTCTACATTCCTGTGTGGATCTAGGTTGCTAAAGTAAATTAAGCTCTTGAGAAATGAGCTCTCTGAGGATAATTACAAACATCCCATAGATAAATCTCTGTTTTTAATCTAGCACTTTTGCAGCAAAAATATTGTTTGAAGAACGTTTTATTTCACCATGAATTCTGTCAAAGGTACATGGAAAGGGTCCTCCTATTATAAcatctgaatttttttaaaaaaatggaaaataagtCAATATTTAGTGAATTTGTTTTGCGTGGATTCCCTGACACTGAAGAACTACGGATAATtcatattgttatttttttaataatttatttggtAGCTTTTATTGAAAATATCATCATAATCATTGTCATTGTCTATAGCCATCAACTCCATTCACCCATGTATTTTTTTCTAGTCAATCTCTCCTTGCAAGATCTTGGCTCCATCTCAGTTACCATTCCCAAATCAATGCTGAATTCTTTGATGAACACAGAAGCCATTTCTTACTCTGGATGTCTCtgccaagttttctttcttgttttctttatgGTGTCTCACTTCTTTCTCCTGTGTGTCATGGCCTATGATCGTTATGTAGCCATTTGCAGCCCACTGCATTATGAGAATATAATGAGCAAAAAAACCTGTATCCAAATGGCAACCagtgtctggatgggtgggcTGTCTTATTCTATGCTCCACACAGGAAACTTGTTTTTTGTGAAGTTCTGTTCTAAAATCATCAATCAGTTCTTTTGTGAAATTCCTCAACTGCTCAAGATCTCTTGCTCTGGCTCTTATGTTGCAGAAGAATGGGTACTTATCATGGGTTCTTGTTtagcattcattcttttttttttaattgtgttttcaTATGTGAGGATTTTTAAGACAGTTTTGCAAATCCCATCTACCCAAGGAAAACAAAAGGCCTTCTCTACTTGCTTACCTCATCTCCTAGTCATTTGTCTGTTTCTGGTAAGTGGTAATTTTGCATACCTGAAACCCACATCTAGCTTTCCGTCAACATCAGATATCCTGATTTCAACATTTTACTGTGTAGTGCCGCCAATTTTGAATCCATTGATCTACAGTATGAGGAACAAGGACCTTAAAATGGCATTCTGGAAGCTGATTTTCAAGTTTTTCCCCAATACCTGAcctatttccctctccctccaattttatttattttaataaatgcttTAAGTTATTGCTTGAACACAAGGCTGGCAGCTAATAACTAATAAAGCTTAATTTAGATAAAGATTATCATTTTCTCACAACTACTACTATTAACTCTTTGTGAAAGAACACTAAAAAACCAGCAGAATGCTAATTGTGCCGTTTAATTTCATACTCCTTTTCCTTTAAACGAGCATGCattgattattatttatattagatatttatcaaagaaataaaagaaatgtataaaatTGTAATTGTAAAGTTCCTGCCTATGTATAGATTAAcctaaatataaattttatacagGCTTGCTTAGTTGCTATTTTCATACAACAGATGCATTTTACTGTAGCATTCACATTAATTAAATCTGTATATTTATCTAGAGATactatcaaaaagaaaaaagaaatatatgcaCCTGCATGAAAAAAAACAAGAACCAAAGTTAATTTCATGGATATATAATCTTTTCTTTGAGATTACTTAAGAAACCTAGCCTGTGTATTTAATATAGAATAAACTTGATCTGGATAAATAACATTTATGAAAGAGTACTGATAAATGGCCAACCTTGAGTTGAAGCAAGTCTTCAGTTAAAAATTTGTATCAATGCAAAGTATGATAGaacttttcctttaaaaacaatcaatattttaatttgtatcatataataatataaaacaatgttttGAGAATTTTTGTAGAACATAActataaaatatacattatatataaccTTTCAGAGTCCCCATTGAGCTTCTCTGGCTTTATTTCTGATAGCAGCATGATGTATTCAGGTACTTagtttcaaaaatataaaaatgatttaaaaatgcttcctctctctcctcttccccctccttctcttcctcctctttcccattcctctcccccttgcctcctttgggactgggcagcatagaagtctaaataaatgaatgaatgaatgaatgaatgaatgaatgaatgaagtatgggcacgcgctatcacgcatgcgcgagttctgacatccataatttgctccccctttctctctcctccttcctctctcatctctctttcctttctctccctcactttctctctttcctttctctccctccctctttctctccatcctttcAATCTCtcactgtttctttctcttcctccttcattccctctttttctcccttcctttctcgctctccctttctctccctctgtctttctctttatcatttctatctctcattctttctttctgtccctcctctattccttctttctctccctccctttctctctctttcctttctctccctccctttctctctccttcctttctctccccccctctttatcTCTATCCCCCCACAGACAGCCATCATTGGTCTGGCAGATCTGCCCCCCTGCAGACGGACATCGGGATGGCGGGGCCGGCAGATCTGCCCTCC
This region of Erythrolamprus reginae isolate rEryReg1 unplaced genomic scaffold, rEryReg1.hap1 H_18, whole genome shotgun sequence genomic DNA includes:
- the LOC139155391 gene encoding olfactory receptor 14A16-like, with the translated sequence MENKSIFSEFVLRGFPDTEELRIIHIVIFLIIYLVAFIENIIIIIVIVYSHQLHSPMYFFLVNLSLQDLGSISVTIPKSMLNSLMNTEAISYSGCLCQVFFLVFFMVSHFFLLCVMAYDRYVAICSPLHYENIMSKKTCIQMATSVWMGGLSYSMLHTGNLFFVKFCSKIINQFFCEIPQLLKISCSGSYVAEEWVLIMGSCLAFILFFLIVFSYVRIFKTVLQIPSTQGKQKAFSTCLPHLLVICLFLVSGNFAYLKPTSSFPSTSDILISTFYCVVPPILNPLIYSMRNKDLKMAFWKLIFKFFPNT